In Aristaeella hokkaidonensis, the following are encoded in one genomic region:
- a CDS encoding lysylphosphatidylglycerol synthase transmembrane domain-containing protein produces MNENRQDRKKKHIWTALFVLINIAVIAATAVNEFSGTTPGTFQFGFTKRALFFLGCTGLCLVVLLFAETLKYLLMMKSLGEPVSFRTAFETAALGKYYDCITPSGAGGQPFQILWLHRHGYSDGASSAMTISAYITMQAGFILLALGVFITHRSVELDAIRYTAYFGLLLFSLIPCLLASFSFMPKTVKKIITAAIRLCGRLRLVKKPEESTEQVLGMLDSYHSSFSVIAKNKAMLCLLLFLSLVYRIALCSMPYFVLKMFGAPVSFLHIFASTIYIYATICLVPTPGNAGAAEGAFYLVFSAMRSDGVFWAMLIWRIFCYYSFIVIGAGIYGINAIRGRRNRGGKQDE; encoded by the coding sequence GTGAATGAAAACCGACAGGACAGGAAAAAGAAGCATATCTGGACAGCCCTGTTTGTCCTGATCAATATAGCGGTCATCGCCGCAACAGCCGTCAACGAATTTTCCGGAACCACTCCCGGCACATTTCAGTTTGGCTTTACTAAGCGCGCCCTTTTCTTCCTGGGCTGCACGGGGCTTTGCCTGGTTGTGCTGCTGTTTGCGGAAACCCTGAAGTACCTCCTGATGATGAAATCCCTCGGGGAACCTGTTTCTTTCAGGACCGCATTTGAAACAGCCGCCCTCGGGAAATACTATGACTGCATCACCCCTTCCGGTGCCGGTGGCCAGCCCTTCCAGATCCTCTGGCTCCACAGGCACGGATACTCGGACGGCGCTTCCTCCGCGATGACAATCAGCGCGTATATCACCATGCAGGCTGGTTTCATCCTGCTGGCACTGGGTGTCTTCATCACTCACCGTTCGGTGGAGCTGGATGCCATCCGCTATACGGCCTATTTCGGCCTGCTGCTCTTTTCGCTCATTCCCTGCCTGCTTGCTTCCTTTTCCTTCATGCCGAAGACGGTAAAGAAGATCATCACCGCGGCCATCCGCCTGTGCGGCCGGCTGCGTCTGGTCAAAAAACCTGAAGAATCCACGGAACAGGTGCTGGGCATGCTGGACAGCTATCACTCCAGCTTCTCGGTTATTGCGAAGAACAAAGCCATGCTGTGCCTCCTGCTGTTCCTGTCCCTGGTCTACCGGATTGCCCTCTGCAGCATGCCCTACTTTGTGCTGAAGATGTTCGGCGCCCCGGTCAGCTTCCTGCATATCTTCGCCAGCACCATCTATATTTATGCTACAATCTGCCTGGTTCCGACTCCTGGCAACGCCGGTGCGGCCGAAGGCGCGTTTTACCTCGTCTTTTCCGCCATGCGGTCTGACGGTGTGTTCTGGGCCATGCTGATCTGGCGGATCTTCTGCTATTATTCCTTTATTGTCATCGGTGCCGGCATTTACGGTATCAACGCGATCCGCGGAAGGCGTAACCGGGGAGGGAAACAGGATGAATGA
- a CDS encoding 2-oxo acid dehydrogenase subunit E2, whose translation MFGRRPDGRRLKKQDPIVQMTPYLMPMRCDAQVFLEHKADFEKLSRYIVEKAREGQKITFMQILVAAYVRAISKNPEVNRFIFNKQYYIRNNCSVSYTVLLNPQDHNSNETTVRILFDLTDTIFDVRDRMNAAVEQSRTTEEGDFVIRLASALLSIPGLATTVVGLVKLLDKYGIAPPVLIRELPFYSGMFITNNGSIGLHHPLHHIYNFGDVSLFIGMGSVQKEAFVEPDGKTRMRRWLPLGITADERVCSGAHYAAFFSEVIRLLDNPEELETPPEEVRFEQGVEYHVPKISEQK comes from the coding sequence ATGTTTGGACGCAGACCGGATGGAAGACGCCTGAAGAAACAGGACCCTATTGTGCAGATGACCCCTTACCTGATGCCGATGCGCTGTGACGCGCAGGTGTTTCTGGAGCACAAGGCCGACTTTGAAAAACTGAGCCGGTACATTGTGGAAAAAGCCCGTGAGGGGCAGAAGATCACCTTCATGCAGATCCTGGTGGCTGCCTATGTCCGGGCAATCAGCAAGAATCCGGAAGTCAACCGTTTTATTTTCAATAAACAGTATTATATCCGGAATAACTGTTCCGTGTCCTACACCGTGCTGTTAAATCCCCAGGATCATAACAGCAACGAGACCACTGTGCGCATCCTCTTTGACCTGACAGACACCATCTTTGACGTCCGTGACCGGATGAATGCCGCTGTGGAACAGAGCCGCACCACGGAAGAAGGCGATTTCGTCATCAGGCTGGCCAGTGCGCTCCTGTCCATTCCCGGCCTGGCCACAACGGTTGTCGGCCTTGTGAAACTGCTGGACAAATACGGAATCGCTCCGCCCGTGCTGATTCGGGAACTGCCCTTCTACAGCGGTATGTTTATCACCAATAATGGTTCTATCGGCTTGCATCACCCCCTGCATCACATTTATAATTTCGGTGACGTGAGCCTGTTCATCGGCATGGGCAGCGTCCAGAAGGAAGCCTTTGTCGAACCGGATGGAAAGACCAGGATGCGCCGCTGGCTGCCGCTGGGTATCACCGCGGATGAGCGGGTCTGCTCCGGTGCACATTACGCTGCCTTCTTCTCCGAAGTGATCCGCCTGCTGGACAATCCGGAAGAACTGGAAACTCCGCCGGAGGAAGTCCGTTTCGAACAGGGTGTGGAATATCACGTGCCGAAGATTTCAGAACAGAAATGA